TATGAATGCAGAAGCATTCTACCTgacaataaaaaataacaaagtattgggggggaaataagaagaaaaacagaGTGAAATAGGCAAAGCTTTCATGATACAATTTTTTTTGTAAAGACACAGGAGGTTCATACGCTAGCAGAAGAGGGAAACATTAAAGGCTCCCCATTTTTTTTACCTCAATGCTGGATGGTTCTGTAATCCTGTAAGAAGAggatatataatacatataattgTAATGGCAAACTAAAATAAAGATAAGGACCACAGGCAAGTAAAAAAAGCAGTGGAAACAGGAACAACTTCGAACTTTCTGCTGGTTTTTCCcattgcttgtgggaagctggcaggaagtatAGGACAGTGTTAAATATGCgctgaggtaaatgtaaatagttgaaaagGATGGTgcgttctgattggctaagattTGACAGTAGGATTTTAGCGGgggaaaaagagtataaaaggagcgcactGGGCACTGTTTATCCCAGTCGCGTTCTTACTTGAAGAGCTTTCCTGTCCTATACAATAAAAAGAGCTTAAAAGAACCGACTGACTCAGTATTTTTCAGCCGTCATGATCATGActgtgggaatgctgcaatggggACAACATTGCGAATAAAACTGGTGTGAACATTATGGGAAATTTCAATTCTACAGGAATAATAATGGCACACAGATGTTTTATGCATCTTTTAAGTTAGTGGATTTTAGTTACCTTTATTCAAAAATTTGTTGGTAGCAAATGGACTAACTTCAGGATACAAATAGACAGATAAAGTTAAGAACTTTAGTAGTACTATATGTAGAAAGTAATATAATACTAGTCTCTTAACTGTTCATTCATAACAGCTTTTAGCCAATGCAGATATGAACTTTTAAAAATTCAGGGTtggattgcaattttttttactacccgtctgtggccgtggcttattttgtgggcataaCATGATGGTCATATGGTGGTGTAGGAGTGGTttagcagtcatgtgactgggtgggtgtggccaacttgacatcactcacaccaAGAGTTGGGGtatctggcctctccttgcctcaaagtccTCAACGAGATAAAATTTCCCTGTctgtttactactactgaacatccaaaatatactgtttcatcagcggtgggctatgagccggaacgctaaattgcgcttgccgccacagcttgtaagttcttgcaggaccagcgcgattttgctgctacacctgtggaggaagcaaaatcatgcacggaactgcaggtgcgcctgtgttttggcaagatttttttgcttccgcacatgctgaaatgcaggcgcacctgtggctctgtgcgcgattttgcttcctccacaggtgcagtagcaaaatcatgctggtcccgcaagaatttatgagccacagcggtgagcacaattttgtgttctggctcgtagcccattgCTGTATTTAatactatgtatatatgccatatgtgtacatattacacacaggcacacaaaaatatagattatctactatatatactgtatacacacaactcttctaaaacttCACATTCAATCTCACTTAATTGCATTTGGAAAAACCCTAAGTCCACTTTCTACCATACATTTAACCAAAACATCTGTAtgttagaacattacacatgccttcagatgttcttccttagtttgcacatgactgttagatccagaaaatgtcatggattgattaaaatgtggtgaaactcacttaacaatgctcttgttTAGAGACCAAAATTTTGGATATTATGgtcataatattttctctttctttccttctttctttctttcctctctctctctccttcattcctccctccctttgttcttttgttttctttcttttcctcccttttttgttgtgagcggcatacaaatccaataaatcaattaataataataataataataataataataataattttctttttccctttcctgatatatctatcatctatcaatatcatcttctatatcatctatatctctcatccatccatccatccatcaatataACATCTATCTATTTTCCAGAGTTTTATTGCAACACATACAGGTTCAAATCTGGCAGAGAAAAGACACAGATTGTTGtttttccacccaccccaaacCCCTCAGCAAAAACCAGCATGAAATATTAAACTGCCTGGGAAAACGCTTGTGTGAGCACAGAGGCTGCATTGTGCTGTACCTCTGCAGCTTGCAAATCAAGACTAGAATAGCTTTGGAATGAGTTAAATTTGGGCAAATAAAAGGGGGGATGTGGATGAATCCCTCCTTCCACCGACTGCTGGGTTAAATGAAAGCAGGAGAATTGAAATGAATTTCTCCCTGGATTTGCAGAAACTTTCCTTTTGAGGTTTTTTGAAGGGAGAATAAAGGTAGTGGGGTGGGGgtaaggcagtgaagggctaccaaaacttttactaccccactgtgagcgtggcttatacaaggtgtcctgcattttctttcaacatcttttagtgcaaactaggtgctctggggtgaagctccattttcgctacccccactgcattccacccccctgtccgggcagtagcccacctctggggtGAGGGGTCTATCTGGAGCCCCCTTGCTCCAAATATACGAAGGGCTGGTGAGTCCAGTCTTTTTGTAGTTCTGCTGCTTGAATGCACCTGGCAGTCGCAGCGATGGGAGCAGAGTTTCCCTGGGTTCTCCACCATCCTGGAACTGTTCCGCAGTGTTTTCTGGTGTGGCAGTTTTGAGATGGCGTAGAGCTTGCTTGGGAGAGTCAGCGGTGGTAGCAGAGATTACTTAAGGGAGGCCAAGGAAGCTCTCCACTATCCTGGAACCATGCTGCACACAGGGAAGTTTTCTGGTGTGGTAGTTTCAGGATGGTGGAGACCTTGCTTGACAGAGCCAGTAGTGGCGGCGATTGCTTGGAAGAGGCCAAGGAAGCTCTCAGCTATCCTGGAACCACACAGTGAGGTGGCAGCATTTTACCTGTTGAGACTTCAAGCCTCAGCGTGCCAAGCCAGGAGGCAGGTGGGAAGGAAGGGCCTGCCTCTTCCTCCACCAGCCTGGCACGCTGAACTTTGTGCTGTAGTGGGAAGCAGCCCAAAAGCCAAGGCAGGCACCCTACATGCTTTGTGGCTGAGCCAAGCCGTGTGCCTCTCTGCTTCCCACCTTGCCTGCCTCCTCCTGCTGCCAGGCACAGAGGACAGCAAGACGGGTAGCGGCAGCCCGTGAACCACAGCACATGGAGGCGGTAGGCAAGGTGTATCCCAGCATGCCTATTAATCAAGGCGGCCACTGCAAATGTGGCATGGAAGCCACTGGCGCCAGAGGACAGCAGCATGCTCCCTTCCCCTTTGCATCAGTCCACCCGCTGCTGGTATCACCCCTCCACCAGCTTTCCTTTCCCCATCCACCCATTGCTCACCTTTGTCAGCAGAGGTGAGCAGAATTTCACAGCTAGATTCTGCAAGTATGGGCTGGGTGGGGTGAGAGAGCATCAGGTGGACAGGATATGCACAGTGtagaaaaatctgattttttaaaaaaagccaaaaataagatggcgacAACCAGTTCTGTGATATCATTGTGACATTACCAATGGCTTGCTACCGGTTCAGATGAAAGAGTCCAAatcgggaagaacccacctctggtttattACATTAAAAGATCTTTGTTTCAGAACAGATTTTCAATTGGAGAAATAGTGGGCTTCTTTTCATGTAGATGAACTGTTATTTGCTTGTACATTTTAGCAGAAAGTTAATTCTtgctaaatataaatatagaatagTGTACAAATTTTAAgactaaatgattttttaaaatttatttgaaaTTTGATGCTTCCATAAACATAAATCTCCAACAATTTCTTAATAATAGATGAGGCAGTGTCCCAGAGAATAGGATGGTGGCAGCGCAAAGGGCAAGGCAAGTAGCCAAAGACAAGTACGGGGAGATAAGTTGGAGGGGAAAATTGAAGCATATCTTATGTTGTAAATGTGGTCAGACAGCCAAGGACTAAATTCTGATCACGTGAACATAGATCTTCTTCAACAACTGTAACTTTGAGAACTGTATAATTACCATTCATTCAGTGCAGTCATAACTTGGAACAGTAGCTGAACAAATCATTTTGAGCGATAAGTATCTATAACTTTCTAAATATGGTCACAtggtttcacttagtgactgtttcacttaacaaccaaactgttagtcccaattgtggttactAAATGAGAAATGTATATAGAAAACTGAGGTAAGTTAATTCCTAGGGTACCTTCTTTCATACTAATAATAGCTTATTCATATTTTTTACTAAGCCTGGACTATTCACCTTGGTCAATGCTATTCAAAGGAACCAAAAACGGTTTTGTTTCATACTCTTGACCTTGATAATATTCAAAAGTAATACCTGTATATgagcaagatttatttattcgaAGGACACAGAGGGGAGGTTTGGATGTAATTGGGTATAAAGctgtctttttaatatattgttatttaCACTATTAAGTCTTGTAAAGTATTGAAAGCTACACACATAGCATGGTAACTACTGTATATCAGATCAGGGCTGCTAACTTGAGTTGCTCCTTTCACTGCCATCTagtggtggtttgtttgttttttgcagtTGAGATCTGGTATTATTAGAAAGATGATTTCACCCAGTcccatattatttttttaatgccatttaCTGACAGAAAAATAAGTCAAATGAAATAAGTGTACGTATTTGAATTATGCATGTGTAAATGACTAAGATGTAAATGACTAAGAGACTGTAAGAGTTATCAATATATTAGTCCCCAACTAGAAGAGTTTAAATGGCAAATAAAGTGGATATCTGGGATTGAATAATTTACAGGAACAGCCTTATAAAATCTGTAAATAAACTATGCCAGACATTAATCCAGCCACCGGAAATTGACAATATAACCTTACCAGTGAATACCGAAGAGAAGTAAAAAGCTATTCAATCTTAAATTGAGTTGATATATCACCCACTGTCCTATCTACCATATTCGGTGATAAAGAGAACattagattttattatttatttatttaatcggatttatattctgcccctctccgaggactcagggcggcttacaacatatagaaagACAATGTATAttgaaattcaattaattaaagttaagagtCAAATCTAAAAAcgagaaaaccaattaaaatgcacacatatccattcagtcaacaaacccaccgtacattcatcggccagaggCAGTGTCTAATGacccaagcttggcagcatagatgagtttttagactcttacaaaaggcaagaagggtggggggcagtacgaatctctggggggagctgattccagagggccgggtgccccatagagaaggctcttcccctaggtccagccaagcaacattgtctatttgatgggacctaaccagtcattgggattcatgcggcaggaggtggccccataagtaatctggtcccatgctatGCTTTACAGGTCATGACTaatactttgaattgagtccagaaaccaattggcagccactgCAGACAACGGAGTGTTGGAGAGTTAtgggcccatgactgctcgtgcggctgTATTCTGcccaatttgtagtttccgaacactctttaaaggtagccccatgtagagagcattgcagtagtggagcctcgaggtgataaggccatgagtgactgtgagtagagactccctgtccagatagaaccgcaactggtgcaccaggcgattcTTCTGTTACAGTATAGATATACATtttcaaagtattttaaaatcTGAATTTTAGACTGTTATCAAAATGATAGAGGGAACAGTTACTTCCTGACTAGCCAGTGGCTTTCAGATGTCACAATTGTAAtatacttatttattcaatttatattgcCACCTGTCTCAAATAATTGACTctgcacaacaaaaatataacatCAAACTATAATAATagacaaaaaaataaatgaatacaactGAAAAAATTATAACTCATAGATGTTTACATACTGTAATATACCATAACATTGGAGGAAGTAACAATTTACCTTGTTACTTCCTCCAATATCCAGTAGATGGTTCTAGTGTACTGCAGATATATCTTTTTAATTGCACAAACATATACTTTAAAAAacagtccttcttttctcccatTATTTTAGAACTATTTGAAAATTCTACATGTATTACTTTCAAACTTTCTTATATCTGCATATCAATTTTTTGCACTTTTGTGAGAAATATACTTTCCTACCTATCTGATAGGATATTAAGCATTTATGAGTTTTATTTTTAGTagtgagaaataaaataaaaatgaaattatgaaAGCCTTTGATTATAATTCTTAATCTTAAATCATATAAAGTAATCTTAATCTTAAGTCATATAAAGTAAAAAAAGACTTTTTTAAAGACTAATGTTGACAAGATGGTTTGGACACAgtataaaaatgtataaacaaGTAAAAAAATTCAGATATATGTAACAGTTAAAATTCAAACAGAAAATACTAGGAATGTTGGTTGTACTATTACAATAGAAAGGAACATACTAATTAAATTCCAAATGTAAGTTTATAATGTGTATATGTATTTAATCTTCAATTTTAATTATCATTGAACACATGGTGCTATTTGAACTCGTTTAATATGCTTCAAATATGCCCTTTGGACTGAAATTAGCACTGGAAAAACATTTCGTATTCAATGctcaatattatttaaaatgttaatGACTTCATGTTCAAACAAGACTTGAGATTCATAGAAGAGTTTCATATTATAGTTCCATTATCAGATTCAAAATGTTGATTCTAAAATGTGCTTCAAGACACAATTCTAAGCAATTTATCAAGGATAAATTAAAGCTATATAAATATCTATGAACCAATACACCTATTACCAGAATAATCAAAACTATTATTTCCTATTTGAAAGTATCACATTCTATTACATAAAACTATTCTGAGGAACTGACCTAAATTTATGAGACAAGTAAAAATAGAACCATAGCTATATTTAATAATTAGAGGGAGAAAAGTGGTTTATGACTGTGCTTTATGACTGTGCAAAGTAGAAATATTTTCACTTAGACACCTATCAAATATCCTTTTCTAAACAAAGAAGGTAATTGCTAGAACTTAATATTTGGTTTGTATTTCTTTGGTTTGGTTATAGTTGTCAGTTGTCCCCATTCCTAATGAAAAACgaataataaaatatggaaaATGGAGATTTGCCATATTATTTTTATGTGTATCAATATATCCTAAGGTGAGCTAATACCATTATTTATGAACTTCCATATTCTGCAAGTACTCAATTATTTCATGCAAACTGAAAACGCAATCTTAATAGAGTTGTTTTGAATTACATAACTATTGAAACCCAAAATATAAGACCTCTGTCTCGGATATACTCATTTTACTTGCAGCAATGAAAATATCAGATCTTTGCTACCTCAGGCAAGGTTACTTCTTAATCTTGTTCACTGACAGTGAATCATATGTTTAACTAAAAAGTTACATGGAGGATAATATCAGCTTTATTTATTCTGAAGCATCCCATGGGCAATACAGACTGCATAATAATGTTCTTGCTTTCAATGTTATTGTGTAACCATAGTTTGTTCAAGGAGGTTAGGTACATAACTAAAACACATCCATTTTGAAATCTTTTAGGGGAGAATGTCATTTAATGGAATACAGGTTTTGTACCTTTCTCATTTAGTAGAGTGACAACCTAGTAGTCAAGTTTTCACATACAATATAATTTCCTAAAATTACCATTGCTATTATTACAGGTGTCACTTAAAATGGGATACTTGCTTGGAACATACAAATTGCAATCTAAGCATTCCATGTGAAAATGATTCCAAACAACTAGGATACTGTCTGGTGAGATGGTTAAAATGCTGATGTTCTACATCTCAGCCATGGAAATTTACTAGATTGATTGAGCACATTCactctcacaggattgttgtgcaACTAAAATTATTATGAACTTCATCTTGAAAACCTGGTATCCAGCGGACTATAAATGTAACAAATAGTAGACCAACCACATTTACAGTTtagatccgtgatggtgaacttatggcatgtgtgTCACAAGTGGCATATGGAGCTATATCGGAAAgcacgcgaggcattgccctatgtcaactacagcacacatgcacacactagcCAGGTgatttttcagccttggggaaggctgttttgagCTCCAGAAGCTTCagagaggcttccctgaagccccagagtgaaaaaaacccctgcccaatgggcaaactggaaattcagaaaaatggacttctggtttgcacgttgtgctgtttttcgcactttgGAGCCTTCAGGGAGGTTTCTTGtagcccggagtgcaaaaaacagtacaacgggcaaaccagaagtccatttttctgaatttccagtttgcccgtttagccatatttttcactgtcccaggcttcagtgaggcctgtgcgcatgcgtggggatgggggagtagattgtgcgcatgtgcaggggttgCATGGGGAGATTGCGCATAATTTGGGGGAGAATGGATGTGGGCACCTGCACGCGTGctaacacatgcacacaccctgTTGGCACACAAAcctaaaaaggttcaccatcactggtctaggtaatCATATTTGGACAACTCCTGTGTACACAAGGGAGTTTTGTTTAAATAATTTTGTGTGGTGGTGGAATAAAAccgatatatatacataaaatatcTTGATTTAAAACCACCATTGCACAAATGCATTAGCCTGCTCTTAAAACGTagtcccctcccttctctctccctctctctgccacCTGGGAGTTAAAAGGAACTCCCATCACTTGGACAGCCTATACCTATGACTCAGTATAAATGTGGGACATATGTTTAAGTTTCCCAAATGCTATTCTGTCTCACACACAATCTTTTCTCTTGGTAAAAATAATCCCCCCGCTTCAGTGCAGCGCGGCTGATCTCTGCGGAAAGCCAGAACTGCTTTGGTCAGCCGCGAGTTTTAGCAAGAGTAGGGAAACAACAAGCTTAGAGGAGCAAAGGTGAGGTGGAAAAGTACGGTGGTTGCGGGCCATTCCTCCATTCGCACGGTTTTAATGGGGGGAGATGTTCAAATTAACTGGCCCCGGCCAATTAACCGAAGGGTCAAGATAGCGGGGAGCACCGGCCTCAGTGCTCCGTGACACCCCCCCCTCCTATTCCAATAAAGGCAACATGGCGGACTCGGCTAATTTACCTCACTCCGGCTCATTTCTCCCTTCTTCTTAATAATGGGGCGGGGGGGGAGACAAAAGCGACAACACATTGTCATGCAGCGGGATCGAGGAGGGGAGACATAATGGGGGCGACACCATccatttcctcccctcccttgtCCCGCTCGGAGCGCGCTCACGCAAAGCCACACCCTCTTGTGCTTTCCCCTCCCTCCACTATTCAGAGCCGCTCCGGCTCCTTTCCATCTTCCCCTTTTTCAACTCGATACAGCGAAGAATACCGGAGTTGCTTTCCCTCCCTTCGTGCACAGAGTTATAGGAAGGTGCCTCCCCATGGAAGAGCCGCCGCTGTCCCCGCCTCAATCCCGCCACCTCGCCCGAGCCTAAATCCTTCACGCGCCTCCATTCGGATCGGAGGCGCGCGCGGTGAGAAGGCCAGTGTGGCAGCACTGATTGCTGGAGCTCCTCCCCTCggagggggcggggcggggcggccCCGTCCGGCGGGCTCTCGGCGGCGGCCTGGGCCCCGCCCCTtcacctcccctccccctcccctcccgtaaCTTGGCTGCTTTTTTATCCGGCGAGCCTCGCGGTGGAGAGTTTGTCGGCGCTGGCGCTGCAGCGTGGGAAGCGCGGGGCGCGAAAGGACGGGAGGCAGCGCCACCGAGCGGGGTGCCCCGCCGGCTGGTCCGGCCGGCCGGCCAGTGGGTCGgtcggtggtggcggcggcggaggacgATGCTCCGGCTGGTGTCGCTGAAGTTGGGGCGGCTGTACCGCTACGTGAAGCTGGCGGTGCTGGGTATCCTGGCGGCGGCGCTGGCCCTCAACTCGCCTTCGCTGCTGGCCTCCCTGCAACGCAACGAGCTGGCCGAGCGGCGCTTCTTGCAGCTGAACAAGTGCCCGGCCTGCTGGGGCACCAGCTGGTGCCGCAAGTTCCTGAACGGACAGCTGCGCCTGGAGAGCTGGGGCCGCCTGCGCCTCCTCGACTTCCTCAACGTCAAGAACGTCTACTTCGCGCGCTATGGGGAGCCCCGCGAAGGCAGCCGCCGGGTCGTGCTCAAGCGCTTGGGCTCCGCGCGGGAGCTTGCCGACATCGACGCCAAGATCTGCCGGCGCGCCACCGGCAGGGGGCGCTGCGATTTGCTCCAGGCCTTTCACGCCACCGAGTTCGCCAGCATCAACGGCGACGTCCGGCTTCTAACTCCCGACGTGGTGGAAGGGTGGTCGGACCTGGTGCACTGCCCCTCGCAGCGCCTCCTCGACCGCCTCGTCCGTCGCTACGCCGAGACCAAGGACTCGGGCAGTTTCTTGCTCCGCAACCTGAAGGAGTCGGAGCGCATGCAGCTGCTCATTACGCTCGCCTTCAACCCGGAGCCTCTCGTGCTTCAGGTAAGGGGCCGACCGTTGCTGCCGGGGCTTCCCGCCTcccctttgccccccccccgcctcccatCTCCTTCCCAGGCGGCTGAATTGCACCTCAGCTAATGGTTGTGCTCAAACGACCGCCAACGGATGTCCGAAGGGGTTCGGCGTAAAGCTGGTTCAGGCAGAACAACATGCGATCTCCTAGGGATTTCCCCTTCCATCTGTAGGTGAAGCCCTAGTTAAGCTCTCCTGCCTCATAATTTcgaagatcagaagcaattttAGCTGCAGTAGGAGCGGTATCAATATATATCTTCGAGTATCTTCTAATTATCTTGGAGGCTTCTATCCATCCATTGCCTTGTATAAGGCTTCTATGAGTTGGTCAGGTGctttaaacatagaagattgacggcagtaaaagtcctcatgatccatctagtctgtcctgtattttatcttaggatggatatatgtttatcccaggcatctttaaattaagttactgtggatttaccaacccgtctgctggaagtttgttccaagcatctactactctttcagtaaaataatattttcccttaAGACCCTGGTTTTAAAAGTGTGGGTTTTCTCTGCCCCGTCCTGCCTCTTGAATAGAATAGCCTAGAATTCATAGCTGTGCAGAAATTGATTTTAGGACTTCTTAAATGTGTATGGTTAGAATTGGTACAATCCTACATCTCCTTTGCTTCTCAAGTGCCAGGTGTTTGTTTAATGAAGTGTATGGTAAGATACACCTCTTTTTCATCTACCAAAATTgaactctttttctttcttgttgacTAGCTTTACATACTTAGAATGCCCCTGAATTCAGGTATTGAATGGCATTGCTTTTGGTTGTAGAAATGCCCCCAAAAGCCTTAAATCACAACTGAAATTGTTTTGCATTCATTAGAATTACAGTACTTGTACTTTGAGATGTCCGAATGTTTGCCTTTTAATATTTGCTTCAGAACATAAAATAGAAGAGACAATCGGAGATTGTGAATGTACTAAATAACTTGTTTCGAGACAATGTAGTCAGAGTATTTAAATATCTGAATGTGTCCCAAGTAGTGGATTTGAAATTTAGTTAAATCACTATTATTTCAATTTCAGTAAGAAAACATGTAATAAacagtgataaaatattattcctTCGCTGAGACTACGTTACAGCGTATAAGCTGTAGATACAATTGTATTTTTCTTTAtcatgtatttattaattaatcttCTGTGGTATGTTTCTTTGATCATAACTTTCTTTTTGCTAAACTTCCATTTCTTTCCAGCAATTACTATTGCTTGAAACTTGTTTCTGAGGTAACAGGCTTATGAGGACAGCCAAAAAATTAAAGGTGTCCTCCTGTTTGAGACTTTAGTAATCTTAGCATAGCATTCATTCAGTTAATCAGGATTGTTAGACATTAAATGTGATATGTTTGATAGGCATCAAATTCAGTaatatttcaaaacactgctataCAGAGCAGTGAAAATTATGACAGTACAGATCCAATTTATTACTGGATGTGTTATGCTAAGAAATATGAATTATTTGACAATGTATTCCTTACTTTAGGTATTCACCTGTTAAGACTGTTTCTATGTCATCAGAAATAGTTAAAAAATTGAGAAATGAAATTGACCCATAGGTGGTCATTgaacaatatacattttattttgcaGACATAAACTGCATAAGTGTAATGCAGTAATTAGGTTTGTCTAATTGTATACATCTTTCACATCTTATAAAAGGTGATGTGTTTGTGAAATAAATGGTTAAATCACTCAGTTACTGGAGTGGTTGACACAAAAGGGATGGCTGACAACATAATGGTCTGCTGAAACAGCTTGTGCTCTGTTAAAGCTCTTATTGACTTGATATGTAACACTTGGTGTATTTCTTACTATTTTTAAAGGATGTCATTAACTTAGTCATCATCCCCAACAAACATATTGTACCTGATAAAGACTTTTATTGTGATTTTTCTTCCAGATTCCTTTCAAATTAACTTTATGTTTTTGTGTGTAAGTTCTGCATAGTAATGATTCTTGAATAAAAAACTTCGTAACTATTTCTTCAGTTATTATAATCTAATCTTTAAAATATGATAGTTTTAAAGAGATGAACAGAAATTATTTGCAAATTCATTGAAGATGTTGGTTCTGCACTTCAAATGCTGAAAGAACACATATTCTTTACAATACATATTTATTGTTGTATTAATTGAAGTAGTAAGGCAGAGAAagtgtacattattttattttggtgGATATTGAATATAAAGCTTGGTTAGATTaggcagaatatttttttcttgtttctcatTTTGAAACATTTTGTTAAGGGCTTTCTATAACATAGACATATTATCTTTCCAGAAATAAATAACTCTATCATTTA
This genomic stretch from Erythrolamprus reginae isolate rEryReg1 chromosome 5, rEryReg1.hap1, whole genome shotgun sequence harbors:
- the DIPK2A gene encoding LOW QUALITY PROTEIN: divergent protein kinase domain 2A (The sequence of the model RefSeq protein was modified relative to this genomic sequence to represent the inferred CDS: inserted 1 base in 1 codon; deleted 1 base in 1 codon), whose product is MLRLVSLKLGRLYRYVKLAVLGILAAALALNSPSLLASLQRNELAERRFLQLNKCPACWGTSWCRKFLNGQLRLESWGRLRLLDFLNVKNVYFARYGEPREGSRRVVLKRLGSARELADIDAKICRRATGRGRCDLLQAFHATEFASINGDVRLLTPDVVEGWSDLVHCPSQRLLDRLVRRYAETKDSGSFLLRNLKESERMQLLITLAFNPEPLVLQSFPSDEGWPFAKYLGACGRMVAVNYVGEELWSYFSAPWXKRVDLAWQLMEIAEQLTNNGFEFALYLLDVSFDNFAVGPKDGKVIIVDAENVLVADKKLIKQNKPENWDVWYESKFDDCDKEACLSFSKEILCTRVTVDHNYYAICQNLLSRHATWHGTSGGLLHDPPADIAKDGRLEALLDECANPKKRYGRFQAAKELREYLGRLSNNVR